The following are from one region of the Trichoderma breve strain T069 chromosome 5, whole genome shotgun sequence genome:
- a CDS encoding thiamine pyrophosphate enzyme, central domain-containing protein yields MVLFTVGDYLAERLAQIGIRHHFIVPGDYNLILLDKLEAHPALTEVGCTNELNCSLAAEGYARACGVGVCVVTYSVGAFSAFNGIGSAYAENLPVILVSGAPNTNDVDQHLLHHTLGEHDFIYQLEMAKRITCCAVAIRRAAHAPELIDRAIRTSLLKRKPVYIEVPTNLSGEACAQPGPISAVVKPFPSDAPALDAAVTGASEFLRSKQKPVILVGPKVRRVGAEKALLQLVEAIGCAVVLQPAAKGSFPEDHAQFAGIFWGQVSTLAADTIVNWADVLICIGTVFTDYSTVGWTALPSVPQLVADIDSVALPNPNMYFSHVQLQDFLIRLAERVSWNSCTMTEYDRLRPDPSLGQASRGQERLTRKEVARQTQLLLTPETTVFTETGDSWFNGIQLCLPPGAEFEIEMQWGHIGWTIPASFGYALAKPERRTILMTGDGAFQMTAQEVSQMVRCRLPIIILLINNRGYTIEVEIHDGLYNRIQNWNYALLVEAFNSEEGGGRALGLKAHTAEQISEALKRAIAHKDGPTLIECSIHQDDCSRELITWGHFVAAANSRVPAKDK; encoded by the coding sequence ATGGTCCTCTTCACAGTGGGAGATTATCTTGCCGAAAGGCTCGCCCAAATTGGGATTCGCCATCATTTCATCGTCCCGGGCGACTACAATCTCATTCTCCTCGACAAGCTTGAGGCGCACCCAGCACTAACTGAGGTTGGTTGTACAAACGAACTCAATTGTTCTCTGGCCGCCGAAGGCTATGCACGCGCTTGCGGCGTAGGTGTCTGTGTTGTCACTTACAGCGTAGGCGCCTTCTCAGCCTTCAACGGCATCGGCAGCGCGTATGCAGAAAACCTCCCCGTTATCCTAGTCAGTGGAGCACCTAACACGAATGATGTTGATCAACATCTACTGCACCATACGCTCGGGGAGCATGACTTTATCTACCAGCTTGAGATGGCCAAGAGAATCACTTGCTGCGCCGTAGCCATCCGACGAGCGGCTCATGCCCCGGAGTTGATCGATCGCGCTATTCGAACGTCGCTTCTAAAGCGGAAGCCGGTTTACATCGAAGTGCCAACGAACTTATCCGGCGAGGCATGTGCGCAACCCGGACCTATCAGTGCTGTAGTCAAGCCGTTTCCGAGTGATGCCCCAGcccttgatgctgctgttacCGGCGCCTCTGAATTCCTTCGTTCCAAGCAGAAGCCCGTAATTCTTGTCGGGCCGAAAGTGCGAAGAGTCGGCGCTGAAAAGGCTCTACTCCAGCTGGTAGAGGCCATCGGATGCGCCGTGGTCCTTCAACCAGCGGCAAAGGGCTCTTTTCCCGAGGACCACGCCCAGTTCGCGGGCATCTTTTGGGGCCAGGTCAGCACCCTCGCAGCTGACACTATAGTGAATTGGGCTGATGTCCTCATCTGCATCGGCACTGTATTTACAGACTACAGTACGGTCGGCTGGACGGCTCTGCCAAGTGTTCCACAACTAGTTGCGGATATAGACAGCGTCGCCCTGCCTAATCCAAATATGTACTTTAGCCACGTCCAGTTGCAAGACTTTCTGATCAGACTTGCCGAAAGAGTCAGTTGGAACAGCTGCACAATGACTGAGTACGATCGACTTCGTCCCGATCCTTCTCTCGGACAGGCTTCTCGCGGGCAGGAGAGGTTAACTAGAAAGGAGGTTGCTCGACAGACGCAACTACTCTTGACTCCAGAGACGACAGTGTTCACTGAAACGGGCGATTCGTGGTTCAATGGAATTCAACTATGCCTTCCACCAGGAGCAGagtttgagattgagatgcaATGGGGTCATATTGGATGGACGATACCTGCTTCCTTTGGCTACGCTTTGGCAAAACCAGAGAGGAGGACCATCCTCATGACAGGAGATGGCGCGTTCCAGATGACTGCCCAGGAAGTTTCGCAAATGGTGAGATGCCGCCTTCCCATCATTATTCTTTTGATCAACAACAGGGGCTATACAATTGAGGTAGAGATTCACGATGGACTGTACAATCGTATTCAGAATTGGAATTATGCGCTTCTGGTCGAAGCGTTTAATTctgaagagggaggaggacGCGCGCTTGGTCTTAAAGCTCATACTGCAGAGCAAATTTCCGAAGCGCTCAAGAGAGCAATAGCGCATAAAGATGGGCCAACACTGATTGAGTGTAGTATCCATCAAGATGATTGCAGTAGAGAGCTGATTACCTGGGGGCATTTTGTTGCGGCGGCAAACTCCCGCGTCCCTGCGAAAGATAAATAA